In Plodia interpunctella isolate USDA-ARS_2022_Savannah chromosome 17, ilPloInte3.2, whole genome shotgun sequence, one genomic interval encodes:
- the LOC128677315 gene encoding uncharacterized protein LOC128677315 — translation MPLKRTPPQTPTNSSPLPRPEATVMSALLHDDRSTLQSSKAEISMHPNPVIIDAATTSQPPTTLFAPRLPPHFSGSDSALNKHENVTVRPKRKFVSEEESSMRDFMQEMKNMFVTFEESQNQKYAYLQSTLNEIKEKNLEIANSLDFLSQKYDEIILKVSKLEADSKNSQSHIQGLEAKIEHLERKARLCAVEIRNIPKINPNETKEDLCKTAQIIGEAVDVQIKSEEIKDIYRLSSKQESAKPIVVEFTTLLKKDKLLSSIKSYNRQNGNNKLNTTILKMSCPDRPIYVSEALTFKAKRLYYLAREYAKINDYQFCWTSNGTVQLRKRENGPIIRINSEEDFPKTDK, via the coding sequence ATGCCTCTGAAGCGCACGCCCCCGCAAACTCCAACAAATTCGTCCCCACTTCCACGGCCTGAGGCGACGGTCATGTCTGCGCTGCTGCACGATGACCGCAGTACCCTGCAGTCTTCCAAAGCAGAAATCAGTATGCATCCAAATCCTGTGATAATTGATGCAGCTACAACTTCTCAACCCCCAACAACGCTATTCGCGCCTAGGCTCCCACCTCACTTTTCGGGGTCGGACTCGGCcttaaataaacatgaaaatgtGACTGTTAGACCGAAACGCAAATTTGTCAGTGAAGAGGAAAGCAGCATGAGGGACTTCATGCAAGAAATGAAGAATATGTTTGTAACGTTTGAGGAGTCACAGAATCAAAAATACGCATACCTTCAAAGTACCCTGaatgaaattaaagaaaaaaacttgGAGATAGCGAATTCGCTTGACTTCTTAAGTCAAAAATATGACGAGATAATTCTCAAAGTCTCAAAGCTGGAAGCTGACTCAAAGAACTCACAGAGCCACATACAAGGCCTTGAAGCAAAAATTGAACACCTTGAAAGAAAAGCCCGCCTTTGTGCTGTTGAGATTCGTAACATTCCTAAAATAAATCCCAATGAAACAAAAGAGGATTTGTGTAAAACTGCACAAATAATAGGCGAGGCTGTGGACGTGCAGATAAAATCTGAAGAAATCAAGGATATTTATCGATTAAGCTCAAAGCAAGAGTCTGCAAAGCCCATTGTGGTAGAATTTACAACGCTCctcaaaaaagataaattacttAGTTCCATAAAAAGCTATAACAGACAAAATGGAAACAATAAATTGAACACgaccattttaaaaatgtcttgCCCCGATAGACCTATTTATGTAAGTGAAGCATTAACCTTCAAGGCCAAGAGACTGTATTATCTCGCCAGAGAGTATGCTAAGATAAATGATTATCAGTTTTGCTGGACTTCAAATGGAACAGTCCAACTTAGAAAAAGAGAAAATGGCCCGATAATTAGGATCAACTCAGAGGAAGATTTCCCAAAAACTGACAAATGA